The segment CTTTTCTGCTGAGGTGATGGTTGCTGCCGTAATAATTCGTTCTTCTGTTATAGCTATATGAGTTTTGAATCCAAAGAATGAGGAGTCAGAACTTTTATGACCTGTCCGTGCATCAGTATCTTTAGATAACGTATAATGATCTTTTGTGTCTTCAATTGCTTCTTTTAATAGATTGAGCTTCTCCTTAACCTTGGGCAATGAGCTCAATGCAAGATCTGATCCTATTTCCTTTTCAAGCTTATCACAATAATCAAGTTCACTTGATAAATCATTGTTTTCATTCTTTGGGGGTAAACTTCCTTGCTTTACTTGATTTACGGAATAAACGACCTTACGAACTTGTTTAGCTCGTTCTTTAAGAACATCTATTGGTGAGATTGGATTGGAGCGGGAAAGTGTATGGGTAGCGTCTACAATAATGGACTTAGATTGAATAATACCTTTTTCAATAGCTATGGAAACAGTCTTGCTTATCAATAAATTGAGTAGGTCTGTATCTTTTAAACGAAGCTTCCTAAATTTAGTAAGCGAGCTGGGATTGATAACTTCATCCTCTGGAGTCATTTCTAGAAAGTATTTAAAGGACATATCATAACCAGAGCGTTCTACTACATCGACATCAGAGATATTATAGATAGTTTTGAGTAGTAAGTATTTGAACATACGGATGGGACTTTCCGCATTTCTACCATTATTATGGCAATACTTTTCGACTAGCTCATCATATACAAAAGTAAAATCGATTAGCTCATTTATTTTACGAAGTAAATTGTCTTTAGGAATTACTAAATCGTACAAATCTGAATATGAGCTTAGCTGAAGTTTTTGTTGTTGTACTAACATATAAGTGCTTGAATATTACACTTAAAGATACAAAAAAACAGCAGATAACTGGTAATCAAACCAATGTATTTGCTGCTTTTTTAAAGAATTAATTCATAAGGACTTTTTCAGTGCCCTCATTGATTTTAAACAGTCCTTTTAATGTTAAATAGAATATTGAATTTATTGAGGAATAATAGTAAATCCCCACTGATACTCTTGGTTTGCAGGGAGAGTATGTTCGGGTTCTGGACGATCTCCCCAGCTGTCATAACCTGCAACACCTTGTTGTCTTAAGTCCAAGCAAACTTCAATAAAATTTCTAGGAGTAATATCGTTAATATGGTGCATTCTTCTTAGCACATTTTTAGCTTTATTTTCATCCTTGTTTGCGATCTCTTCTGCAGAAAAATTATTCCACTGGTAAGGGTGTTGTATGGCTTCTTCTGAATCAAAATCCTCAATAGAATTGCGTAGAGCATTGAACCCAAAAGTAGCTTCAGCATTTATTCTTATTTTTTGATTATTCTTATTTTTAAGCTCTAGCCAACGAGTATCTGTGTGATGTCCATTTTCTTGTGGTCGCACATAAGGATAATACATCTCTTCAACTTTAGTTTGATACAACCCTACAAAAGCAGAAGCATTTCTATCAGTATAATTCTCGTGAGGTCCACGGCCAAAGTATTGAATTAAATTCATTTCTTGAGGAACTCTAAAACGAATACCTATTCTAGGAACTTCTAAATTTGTAGAATTTTTTCTCAAAGCCTCATTTCCTGGTGTAAATGTAGCTGTACGTGTGGCTTCAGAAATTTCTATTTCATTAGGCTTGGCATCAGTAGAAGTAAATGTAATATGTGTTTGTAGAACACCCGATGGGTAAATCTTATAGTTTATAATATATAAATTACCAGCTGGTAAAAGGTAGTTTACGCTCAGGAGAATATGGTCTTTCTCTTCTGATATTTGGGTGTCAACCACATTAAAGTCCTTACTAGCCTCTTTCCATATTTGTAAGCGTTTAGGAGCACCATTTCCATAATCATTATCATTTGGAGCTCTCCAAAAGTTGGGTTGAATACCAAAGCCTTCATGAAAATACTCTTTTCCATTTATTTGATACGATGATACTATACCTGTTGTTTTGTTAAATATGAACTGTATTTTACTTGATCTAACAATAATACTTTTTTCACTGTTGTCAACAGAAAGTTTTGGACCTTTTGTATTCAGAGGTTGAGCTGTTTTCTGAGTAGGAATTTTAAACTGATCAGTTGCTACAATAAAATTGCTAGGAACTAAAATTTCAGCGTTTTTTGTTGTAACAATGAAGTTTACAAAATACTCTGATACAGTATTATTCTTTACATCACTTGTTCCATAAGTATTTACAATAGTAGATTCTTGTGGGTTGAGAGATACTTTAATCTCTTTTTGTTTTATTACTTTTCCTTCTTGAGTGAGCTGTGCTATAATTTTATAATTATCTAGAGTTGAAAAGTAATGTCTATTAGTTATTTCTACTTCTCCTCTTTCAGGATTTATCACTTTGAAGCCTATGTTTTGATGAACATACTTTACTTCTGCTAATGCAGGATGTGGAGTTCGATCAGGATTAACAAGTCCATTGCATAAAAAATTACCATCACTAGGCATATCTACTCCATAATCCCCACCATAAGTCCAATAGGGTTTTCCATCTAGATCATATTCTTGAATGCCTTGATCTACCCAATCCCAGATGTATCCACCTTGTAAATTGGGATATTTATAAATAGCCTCCCATTGATCCGAAAGATTCCCATTTGAGTTTCCCATAGCATGAGAATACTCTGAAGGAACAACGGGTCGATCACTTCCTTTTTCTCCAATAGCATTTAACCACTTAGCACTTGGATATTGAGGTACATACATATCTGTATTCCACTCCCATAAAGCACGCTCATAGTTTACTGGTCGATTCATCCACTCTTTATCTGCATTTTTCATCCATAGGTAAGTTTGGTAAAAATTGTACCCATTACCTGCTTCATTTCCTAACGACCAAATTGTTAAACTAGGGTAGTTCTTATTCCTTTCGTACATATTAATCGTACGGTCCAAGTGAGGTTTAAGCCATTCTGGATTATTTCCGAGAGTTCCACCTTTTTTTAAGTCATAGTATATACCATGACTTTCTATATTGGCTTCATCATATACGTATAAACCATATTCGTCGCATAACTCATAGAAACGTCTGCTTTGAGGGTAGTGACAGAGGCGCACAGTATTGATGTTATGTTGTTTCATCAACTCAAAATCTTTTCTCATGAGTTCTTCAGTTACATAATGTCCTGTTTTGGGATTGTGTTCATGAATATTTACTCCCTTTAACTTGATAGGTTGGCCATTGACAAGAAATAAGTTGTGCTTTTTACCATCAACTACTATATCTTTTATTTCAATCTTTCTAAAACCAACGTTGAAGGGTATTACCTCTGTTACAATGCCATTCTCTTTAACTGATAATAATAATTTGTAAAGATTAGGAGATTCGGATGTCCAAGTTTTCACTAGTGGAATTTCTTTAGTGAATATCACTTTTTCTGCTTTTTCTACCCAAGTAGTTTTTTCGTCAGATGCAATCGTTTTTCCTTTATCATCGATTAACTCATACAAAACCTCAACTTTTTGAGATTGGTTTTTGCTATTTCTAAGGTCTACTTGAATCTTAAAATCTCCATTCTTGTAATCGTCGCTAAGTGAAGACTTAACATAAAAGTCCCTAATAGAGGTCTTGGGTTGTGAAAAGAGATATACATCTCTTTCGATACCACTAATTCTCCAAAAATCTTGACACTCCAAATATGAACCTGTACTCCATCGGAATATTTTCAGAGTTAAAATGTTCTTTCCTGTTTTAAGATAATCGTTGATTAAAAATTCGGCAGGGTTTTTAGAATCTTCACTATAACCCACTTCTTTCCCATTGACATAAACATATAGTCCAGATTTAGCTCCTGCAATGTGTAGAAAGATATCTCGATTGTCCCAGTTTGAGGGGATATCAAAATCTCTTCTATAGACTCCTACTGGAGTTCCTTCAGGAAGTAGGGGTGGTTGAGGATTTCTGGGTTGAAATTCATAGCCATGATTGGTATAAATAGCTGTTCCATGACCTTGAACTTCCCAGTTACCAGGGACAGTAATATCGCTCCAGTCGTTTGTGCTGATATTTGTATCTGTTATGTTTTTAGGTAAATTTTTGTATGAATCTACATAATAAAACTTCCAAGTTCCGTTGAGTAGTTTGACAAAAGGACTATCCATAAAGGAGCTTGATAGAGCTTCTTTTTTATTATCATAGCTCATAAAAGATGTTCTAGGGTACTCTTTATGAATTGACACAGTTTGAATGTCCTTCCAAAAGGGAATTTCTGGATTATTCTGAGCAAACGCTATGGAAGGTTTTACTATAACTAGGAATAGGAAGAATAAAATATGCCTTCTTAGAAAAGTTGATTTCATGTGTTTGTAGTTAATAGATTATTTTAGTTGTCTTTATATTAATACGGTAAACGCAGTCTATATACTAATTAATTCATATATAAACTGCGTTTTATTAATATCTTTTAAGATGTTATTTATTATTTTGCAAAAGCGTGAGTATAACCTTGAATTTTATTCCAACCACCTCTGGTAAAGTCGGGAACTTCAACTGGAGCCGAGTTGTTTTCAATAGAGATAGACGTTAGTTCTCCTAGAGAGCACCATTCTGCTAAATCGTAAACATCCATATCTAGCGGTAGACCATTTCTTAAGCAATAAACTAATCTATAATCCATTATGAAATCCATGCCACCATGTCCACCCACTTTCTTTGCTGTTTCTTCTAATTCTTTATGGATAGGGTGTTTGTATTTGTTCATTAATGCTTCTTTTACTTTTTCTGGTACAAAACCATGTGCATTTAAATCCTCATGATTAGGAGCAACATCGCTATCTACTTGCTCTGGTTCTAATACATAACCTTCAACGGGATATTTATTAGCAAATCCTTTTGTTCCAGTTAATTGATACATACGGCTATAGGGGCGAGGTGTCATAACATTGTGCTGAATATGGATTGTTTTCTCTTGCTCAGTACGGATAAGAGTCAGTGTGTGATCTCCATTTTTAAAATCTGGAGCATCATCGTCTTGAAGTTTTTTTACATTCTTACGACCATTAACTGATTTAGTATCCATAGCTACTAGGTAGTTCATTTTATCACCACGATGAATATTTAATAATTGGCAAGCTGGGCCCATACCATGAGTAGCATACACATCACCTCTGTGTTTTCTGTTGTAATCAAGTCTCCAGTTGTTCCAATAGTAAGGCCAGAATTCTTCTAAGTTGTGAATATATGAACCTTCCACATGCAGAATTTCTCCAAATATGCCTTGTTGAGCCATATTTAAAGTAGTTAGTTCAAAGAAATCGTACACACAGTTTTCAAGTTGCATACAATGTTTTCTTGTTTTTTCTGAAGTGTTTATAAGTGCCCAAATATCTTCTAAACTCATAGCAGCAGGTACTTCAATAGCAGTGTGTTTACCATGTTCCATAGCATATAGCCCCATTGGTACGTGGTTTACCCAATCTGTAGCAATATAAACTAGATCAATATCATCTCGTTCACATAGTGCTTTCCAAGAATCTTCTTCACCAGAATATTCTGCTGCTTGTGGTAAGCCTGCCTCTATTAGAATTTCTTGGCATTTACTGACACGTTCTGGGCGAATATCGCATAGAGCTACTACTTTTGTACCTGGAATATGTGTAAATCGCTCTACAGCACTAGGTCCTCTCATACCTAACCCAATAAACCCCACTCTTACAGTGTCTAGTTTAGGAGCCGTTAGTCCCAAAACATCTTCTTGACCTGCTGGTCTTTTAGGAACTTCCGTTTTTATAGGTGTGAACTTTTTAGTGGCTTGTTTCGTTTCTGAAGAGTTGCAAGCCGCAAAGGAAATAAAAATGGCAACAAGACAAATTGCTTTAAAATGTTTTATCATAGCATTATATAATTATAATTATTAATAGACTTCAATGTAGTGTTTATTAATAAAAAAGAGAATAATGAGATAAAGTGTTTTTATAAATCTTCTATTCCTTTAAAATGGTTAAATGAATCTTTAATATTACTTACTCAAAGATAAAACATCTTTTTAATTGTTATCTATATTTAATAGATATATTAAAGAATGTGATACTAGGCTTACTTCTAGGAAATATTTGATGTGTATACTATTTATAACTAGAATAAAAATTGTATTTTTGCACCAACTTAAAAAAATACAAAGCCAGTTATGGATAGGATAAGAGTAAAAGATAAGGAATTTGAAGTATCTATTCCCGAAGAAAAAATAGCTAAAGAAGTTGAAAGGGTTGCTAATGAGATTAATACAGAATTAGCAGGTAAAGATCCCTTATTTATTAGCGTTTTAAATGGTGCATTCATGTTTACATCAGATTTAATGAAGCACATCACTATACCATGTCAAATTTCATTTGTAAAGCTAGCCTCTTATCAAGGTGTTGCATCAACTGGCAAAGTAAAAGAAGTTATTGGGCTTAATGAGGATATTGCAGGTAGAACTATCGTTATCGTTGAAGATATTGTAGATACAGGTTTAACTATGCAACGTTTACTTGAAACATTAGGTACTCGTAATCCGAAAGAAATTTATATCGCATCGTTGTTGGTAAAACCAGAAAAGTTGAAAGTGGATTTAGATATTAATTTTATTGCTTTCAATATACCTAATGATTTTATTTTAGGATACGGATTAGATTATGATGGTTATGCAAGAAACTTGCGTCAAATCTATACAGTTGTAGAATAAAACTATAAAACATACATACACATTTATCATGTTAAATATCGTAATTTTTGGTGCTCCAGGTTCTGGAAAAGGAACACAAAGTGAACGCATCGTAGAGAAGTATGGACTTAACCATATTTCCACTGGAGACGTATTGAGAAATGAAATAAAAAATGATACAGAACTAGGCAAAACTGCAAAGGGATTTATTGATCAGGGTCAGTTAATTCCTGATTCTTTAATGATTGATATCTTAGCCCAAGTTTTTGATAGCTTTAAAGATAGTAAAGGTGTTATTTTTGATGGATTTCCAAGAACAATTCCTCAAGCAGAAGCATTAAAAGATATGTTAAAGGAACGTGGTCAGAGTATTTCTACCATGTTAGAATTAGATGTTCCAGAAAATGAATTGATGGAGCGTTTGATTAAAAGAGGAAAAGACTCTGGTCGTGCTGATGATAATGAAGAAACAATTAAAAAGCGTTTGAAGGTATATCACTCTCAAACAGCTCCATTGATTGACTGGTATGAAAAAGAAAATTTACATGCTCATATCAATGGCTTAGGTACTATGGATGAAATATTCAATAGTATCGTAAAAACAATTGATAACTTATAATACGAAAGTATATTTAGTGCGGCCATATATGTAGAGAAATAGTCTACTATATTGTCGCACTTATTTTTGATAACTAATTAAAGTAATAAATATGGCTGAATCTAACTTTGTTGATTATGTAAAGATCTATTGTCGCTCTGGTAAGGGTGGTAGAGGATCCACACACATGAGGCGTGAAAAATATGTACCCAAAGGTGGTCCAGATGGTGGTGATGGAGGAAGAGGTGGCCATGTTATATTGCGTGGTAATCGAAATTACTGGACATTATTGCACCTAAGATATGAACGTCATGTCTTTGCTGATCATGGAGAATCTGGTGGTGCAAAGAAGTGTTTTGGTAAAGATGGCGCGGATCGTGTTATTGAAGTACCTTGTGGAACGGTTGTCTTTAATGGCGAAACAGGTGAATATATCTGTGATATAACAGATCATGACCAAGAAGTTATTTTACTTCAAGGTGGTCGTGGCGGCTTAGGTAATGTGAACTTTAAAACATCTACCAATCAAGCGCCTCGCTATGCTCAGCCTGGAGAGCCTATGCAAGAAATGACAGTTATTTTAGAGTTGAAATTATTGGCAGATGTGGGTTTAGTTGGCTTTCCTAATGCAGGGAAATCTACATTACTATCTGCTGTATCTGCAGCAAAACCTAAAATTGCTAATTATCCGTTTACAACCTTAGAGCCGAACTTAGGTATTGTGTCTTATAGAGATAATAAGTCTTTTGTAATGGCAGATATTCCAGGTATTATAGAAGGTGCTAGTGAAGGAAAGGGCTTGGGACTACGATTCTTACGTCATATAGAACGTAACTCGCTATTACTATTTGTTATTCCAGCAGATACAGAAGATATAAAGAAAGAGTATGAAATTCTTTTGAATGAGCTAAAGACTTTTAATCCTGAGATGCTCGATAAACAGAGAGTTCTAGCTATAACCAAATCTGATGTTTTGGATGAAGAGCTTATGGAATTATTAGAGCCTACTTTACCTGAAAACATACCACACTTATTTATTTCTGCTGTTACAAACTATAATATTGCTCAACTAAAAGATATTATCTGGGAAGAGTTAAATAAAGAAAGTAACAAAATCGAAATGGTTCATGCTCCATTATCAATAGAGAGTCGTGAAAGCGAAGACGATGATTATGAATTTGATTATTCGTACGAGGATATAGACGACGAAGAAATTGATGATATGGATGATGTGGACTTTGAGTATGAAGATGAAGAGGATATAGAAGAATAGAAATGTATTATCTATCAAAATATAATGAAATGTTGGGGTTTAATTCTTTAAAGGATTACCCCAACATTTTTAATTTTACTACTACTCGTTCTGGTGGAGTGAGTAAGGGAGATTATGCTTCCCTTAATGGTTCATACTATTCTGGCGATGAACTTCAAAATGTAAAAGAGAACTGGGAAACTATTTTATCTTATACCAGTGAAAAGCCTAGTTATACAGCAATACCCTATCAAATCCATAGAGATGAAATAAGAATCATAGACCAAAGCTTTTTGTCTTTGCTTCCAGACGCTCAAAAGAATAGTTTGAATGGAGTAGATGCCTTAATAACCGCAGAGAAGGGAGTGTTAATAACCGTTGCAACGGCTGACTGTGTTCCTATTACTCTTTATGATCCTAGAAAGCAAGTTGTAGCTGTAGTGCACTCAGGTTGGAGAGGGACAGTTAAGAATATAGTAGGCAAAACGATAAACACGATGAGTTTAGTTTTTGGGTCTTCTGTATCTGACATAATTGCTTGTATTGGTCCGAGTATTTCTGTAAAAGCTTTTGAAGTTGGAGATGAAGTAGTTGAACAGTTTGCTCATTCAGGCTTTGATATGGAGTCTATTGCTCAATTTAATTCTATTTCTCAAAAATATCATATAGATTTGTGGAAAGCCAATAAAAGATTGATGCTTCAGGTAGGAGTAATGTCCAATAAGATTAGTTGTGCATCTATTTGTACATATACAAGACACAAGGAGTTTTTCTCTGCCCGTAGACTTGGAATTCATTCAGGTCGTATTATAACGGGTATTATGCTAAAACACGAATTATAATTATGCGATTTAATATAACTGTATCTCAAGAGTTAAAAGAAGTTGCTCCAGAGTTTAAGGGAGCGGCAATAACAGCAAGAGTTTCAAACACTCCCTATTGTGAATCATTGTGGGATGAAATTAAAGAATTTGGTAATCAACTTAAGAAAACGTTAGAAATTGCAGATATAAAAAAGTTGAAAACAATTGATGCTACTCGTACTGTATATAAGAAGTGTAAGAAAGATCCGAATCGTTATCGTCCGGCGGCAGAAGCTCTTCGCCGTAGAATATTAAAAGGGCAGTCTTTATATCAAATTGATACTCTTGTTGATTTAGTTAATTTGGTTTCTATTGCAACAGGATACTCAATGGGTGGATTTGATGCGGATCATATTGAGGGTAATCAGCTCGTATTAGGAGTTGGGAAAAAAGATGAACCATTCGAGGGTATTGGTAGAGGGATATTAAATATTGAGGGTCTTCCTGTATATAGAGACTCAAGAGGAGGAATAGGAACTCCAACTAGTGATGAAGAACGAACTAAAATGTCTCTTGAAACTCAAAATCTTTTGATTCTCATTAATGGGTACAGTGGTATAGAAGGATTACAAGAAGCAGTTGAATACTCTCTAAATCTGCTAGAAAAATATGTGGCTGCAAAAGATGTAGAATATGTTTTTTATTCCTAATAAATTCAACTGTTCATTCTGAATATTGTTAATCTCAAGAAGGAGAAAAAGTTATGATGTCAACAAAAGAATTAGAAGTAAGATTGAAAGAGCGTAATATACGTCCTACAGCAGTTCGATTGTTAGTGCTAAGGGAAATGATGTCTATGGAAGAACATCAAGCTTTCAGCTTACTAGACTTGGAA is part of the Bacteroides coprosuis DSM 18011 genome and harbors:
- a CDS encoding B3/4 domain protein (COGs: COG3382 conserved hypothetical protein~InterPro IPR005146~KEGG: bfs:BF1035 hypothetical protein~PFAM: B3/B4 tRNA-binding domain~SMART: B3/B4 tRNA-binding domain~SPTR: Putative uncharacterized protein;~IMG reference gene:2504106473~PFAM: B3/4 domain) produces the protein MRFNITVSQELKEVAPEFKGAAITARVSNTPYCESLWDEIKEFGNQLKKTLEIADIKKLKTIDATRTVYKKCKKDPNRYRPAAEALRRRILKGQSLYQIDTLVDLVNLVSIATGYSMGGFDADHIEGNQLVLGVGKKDEPFEGIGRGILNIEGLPVYRDSRGGIGTPTSDEERTKMSLETQNLLILINGYSGIEGLQEAVEYSLNLLEKYVAAKDVEYVFYS
- a CDS encoding Multi-copper polyphenol oxidoreductase, laccase (COGs: COG1496 conserved hypothetical protein~InterPro IPR003730~KEGG: bfr:BF1122 hypothetical protein~PFAM: Multi-copper polyphenol oxidoreductase, laccase~SPTR: Putative uncharacterized protein;~TIGRFAM: Multi-copper polyphenol oxidoreductase, laccase~manually curated~IMG reference gene:2504106472~PFAM: Multi-copper polyphenol oxidoreductase laccase~TIGRFAM: uncharacterized protein, YfiH family) translates to MYYLSKYNEMLGFNSLKDYPNIFNFTTTRSGGVSKGDYASLNGSYYSGDELQNVKENWETILSYTSEKPSYTAIPYQIHRDEIRIIDQSFLSLLPDAQKNSLNGVDALITAEKGVLITVATADCVPITLYDPRKQVVAVVHSGWRGTVKNIVGKTINTMSLVFGSSVSDIIACIGPSISVKAFEVGDEVVEQFAHSGFDMESIAQFNSISQKYHIDLWKANKRLMLQVGVMSNKISCASICTYTRHKEFFSARRLGIHSGRIITGIMLKHEL